One window of the Chryseobacterium sp. CY350 genome contains the following:
- a CDS encoding M17 family metallopeptidase, translated as MKLLNKRNKNYAQIFELFTEESWSENRKKYNKNISLLFSGKKNEIFVEAKEESITYFIGLGKSNLQNYEFQQVATKFSQSQKKNFQTVSTLILADFINEKQFQEFVKGLFLGTYNYPFEKNHPFWNDTFEFHFGNLSQKKLDNIFTKSNAICEGQSACQDWLNKPANLKRPDALNDYLKNLAKKNQLKYTVFNRKKCDEIGLGAFLAVNQGSAYDAAFTILEYKTTVKNAKTFGLVGKCVLFDTGGISIKGSDNMHYMKSDMGGATAVIGALIYASQMQLPVNITAILPITDNAVSEKAYLPSDVITAYNGKTIEVLNTDAEGRMTLADGLSYMAKNYKTDVLIDLATLTGSSVRMFGDTCGAMFSNNDELKNLLIKTGDKTNQRLWNLPLWDIWKEDFKSDVADFKNISMKPIGDCIIAAKFLEEFIEGHDKWAHLDIAGVAFGNVGYAKDKAATGYGVQLLADLIENYH; from the coding sequence ATGAAACTATTAAATAAAAGAAATAAAAATTATGCGCAGATTTTTGAATTGTTCACAGAAGAATCATGGTCAGAAAATCGCAAAAAATATAATAAAAACATCTCTCTTCTTTTTTCAGGAAAGAAAAATGAGATTTTTGTTGAAGCCAAAGAAGAAAGCATTACCTATTTTATCGGATTAGGAAAATCAAACCTGCAGAATTATGAATTCCAGCAAGTTGCTACTAAATTTTCCCAAAGTCAAAAGAAAAATTTTCAAACGGTTTCCACTTTAATTTTGGCAGATTTTATTAATGAAAAGCAATTTCAAGAATTTGTAAAGGGACTTTTTCTCGGTACCTATAATTATCCTTTTGAGAAAAATCATCCTTTTTGGAATGATACATTTGAATTTCATTTTGGAAATTTAAGTCAGAAAAAACTTGACAATATTTTCACTAAATCGAATGCGATTTGTGAGGGACAAAGTGCTTGTCAGGATTGGCTCAATAAGCCAGCCAACTTAAAAAGACCAGATGCTCTTAACGATTATCTGAAAAATTTAGCTAAAAAAAATCAGCTTAAATATACCGTTTTCAATAGAAAAAAATGTGACGAAATAGGTCTGGGAGCCTTTCTTGCAGTGAATCAAGGAAGTGCTTACGATGCCGCTTTTACAATTTTAGAATATAAAACTACGGTTAAAAATGCCAAAACTTTTGGTCTGGTCGGCAAATGCGTATTGTTTGATACTGGCGGAATTTCCATTAAAGGCTCAGACAACATGCATTACATGAAATCTGACATGGGTGGTGCTACAGCCGTCATCGGAGCTTTAATTTACGCTTCACAAATGCAATTGCCCGTTAACATTACCGCGATTTTGCCCATTACCGATAATGCTGTTTCCGAAAAAGCGTATCTGCCGAGCGACGTTATCACCGCGTACAACGGGAAAACTATTGAAGTTCTGAATACCGATGCCGAGGGCAGAATGACTTTGGCTGACGGACTTTCTTACATGGCTAAAAATTACAAAACTGACGTCCTGATCGATCTTGCCACATTAACAGGAAGTTCCGTCAGAATGTTTGGAGATACCTGTGGAGCAATGTTTTCTAATAATGATGAATTAAAAAATTTATTGATTAAAACCGGAGATAAAACCAATCAGAGATTATGGAATTTACCTCTTTGGGATATCTGGAAAGAAGACTTCAAATCTGATGTTGCAGATTTCAAAAATATATCAATGAAACCAATAGGCGACTGCATCATCGCTGCAAAATTTTTAGAAGAATTTATCGAAGGACACGACAAATGGGCTCACCTGGATATTGCCGGCGTGGCCTTTGGAAATGTAGGATATGCAAAAGATAAAGCTGCAACGGGTTATGGCGTTCAGTTATTAGCCGATTTAATTGAAAATTATCATTAA
- a CDS encoding ATP-grasp domain-containing protein: MEEKTIVCISCYYKGYDFMDEMKKLGNKIILVTSENLKGKDWPWHAIDEVFYMPEVKPSVWNLDHLVQGFSHLMKTRKVDAVIALDDYDVEKAALIRETFRIPGMGQTTHRYFRDKLAMRQKAKDSGINVPEFTAVFNDQEVENFTNKVSAPWVLKPRSEASASGIKKLNNKEDLWTALETLGEERHLFLLESFKPGDVYHVDSLTFNKKIVFTSASKYLAPPMEVSHEGGVFRTKTLGRYSDEFIALDEANSKVLMNFGLMNGATHTEFIRGKEDGKWYFLETASRVGGAHIPDLVEASSNINIWREWARIEDALLKGKNYEVAKPTGYYSGLIVALIKDKQPDYDQFQCEEVVKFLPIDYHVGIVYKSKDSEKVVERLDRAAEKIYSHLLNIIPPKEKPTA, from the coding sequence ATGGAGGAGAAAACTATTGTATGCATTTCGTGCTATTACAAAGGGTATGATTTTATGGACGAGATGAAAAAACTCGGCAATAAAATAATCCTGGTAACATCCGAAAACCTTAAAGGAAAAGATTGGCCTTGGCATGCCATTGATGAGGTTTTCTATATGCCCGAAGTGAAACCGTCTGTCTGGAATCTTGATCATCTTGTTCAGGGATTTTCACATCTGATGAAAACACGGAAAGTAGATGCTGTCATTGCATTAGATGATTATGATGTAGAAAAAGCAGCATTAATTCGCGAGACATTTCGTATTCCCGGGATGGGACAGACTACACACCGTTATTTTAGAGATAAATTGGCAATGCGTCAAAAAGCCAAAGATTCGGGGATTAATGTCCCAGAGTTTACTGCAGTCTTCAATGATCAGGAAGTAGAAAACTTCACCAACAAAGTCAGTGCACCGTGGGTTCTAAAGCCAAGATCTGAAGCCTCTGCCTCCGGAATCAAAAAACTTAACAACAAAGAAGATCTTTGGACAGCTCTGGAAACATTGGGTGAAGAACGTCATCTTTTTCTTCTGGAAAGCTTCAAGCCCGGTGATGTTTATCATGTTGACAGTCTTACATTCAATAAAAAAATTGTTTTCACATCAGCCTCAAAATATCTGGCTCCGCCGATGGAAGTTTCACATGAAGGGGGTGTTTTCAGAACCAAAACTTTAGGAAGATATTCTGATGAATTTATCGCATTAGATGAAGCCAATTCTAAGGTTCTGATGAACTTTGGCTTGATGAATGGTGCGACGCATACAGAATTTATTCGTGGTAAAGAAGATGGAAAATGGTATTTTCTTGAAACAGCCTCAAGAGTTGGCGGTGCGCATATACCAGATCTTGTGGAAGCATCTAGTAATATTAATATATGGAGAGAATGGGCAAGAATAGAAGACGCATTGCTAAAAGGCAAAAACTATGAAGTCGCAAAACCTACGGGATATTATTCAGGATTGATCGTTGCATTAATTAAAGATAAACAGCCAGATTATGATCAGTTTCAATGTGAAGAAGTGGTAAAATTTCTTCCAATTGATTATCACGTGGGAATCGTTTACAAATCAAAAGATTCTGAAAAAGTGGTAGAAAGATTAGATCGTGCTGCTGAAAAGATTTATTCACATCTGCTCAATATTATTCCACCAAAAGAAAAACCAACAGCTTAA
- a CDS encoding alpha/beta hydrolase-fold protein — MPHIEHTDYYSHILGISLKVEVTGHFGYPIIMFPTSQGQYTQNHDFHLNSSIDWFVEQGKVKLYNIQTIDAWSFYDDKISPQQRIRNYEKYVQFLIQEFIPYIQKLHGTHRVAVAGASFGGYHASNFAFRFPDVVSHLFSLSGAFSIRNFMDGYSDDLVYFNCPREFMKNDEAWKYKHMHIVLCTSDEDICRDKNIEMADILRAKGIDFWYDEKRWINHDWPLWRMAFPNFIGTFFS, encoded by the coding sequence ATGCCACATATAGAACACACAGATTATTACTCACATATATTAGGAATTAGCCTTAAAGTTGAAGTTACGGGACATTTCGGTTATCCGATCATTATGTTTCCGACTTCGCAGGGACAATACACTCAGAATCATGATTTTCACCTAAACAGCAGCATAGACTGGTTTGTTGAGCAGGGAAAAGTAAAATTATACAACATTCAGACAATTGATGCATGGAGTTTTTATGATGATAAAATTTCTCCCCAGCAGAGAATCAGAAATTACGAAAAATATGTACAATTTCTCATTCAGGAATTTATACCCTACATCCAGAAACTTCATGGTACACATCGTGTAGCTGTAGCCGGAGCAAGTTTCGGAGGTTATCATGCATCGAATTTTGCTTTTAGATTTCCCGATGTAGTTTCTCATTTATTTTCACTCTCGGGAGCGTTCAGCATCAGGAATTTCATGGATGGATATTCTGACGATTTGGTTTATTTCAATTGTCCGAGAGAATTTATGAAAAACGATGAAGCCTGGAAATACAAACATATGCATATCGTTCTGTGTACTTCAGATGAAGATATCTGTAGAGACAAAAATATTGAAATGGCAGATATTCTTCGTGCAAAAGGTATCGACTTTTGGTACGATGAAAAAAGGTGGATCAATCATGACTGGCCGCTTTGGCGAATGGCCTTTCCTAACTTTATCGGAACTTTCTTTTCTTAA
- a CDS encoding ATP-grasp domain-containing protein, which yields MAKKVGILFGMEDTFPWAFIDKVNELGKGEIVAEAVTIDKLEQGADYGYAVIIDRISQDVPFYRAYLKNAALKGTYVINNPFWWSADEKFFNNALMSKLGIPLPNTVLLPSYERPTDTSETSFRNLKFPHDWDYIFNYVGFPAYMKPHDGGGWKSVYRVESPEDLWEKLSETEQLVMMVQEEIVFQDYYRVYCLGKKYVHIMPYEPRNPHHLRYATTHQTEGKDLEKLLKVIHDYTITMNEALGYDFNTVEFAVRDGIPYAIDFCNPAPDADRNSVGEENFAWIVEHSAKLAIEKAKEYVPGKQNISWGTFVKDSVK from the coding sequence ATGGCAAAAAAAGTAGGAATTTTATTTGGTATGGAAGATACTTTTCCGTGGGCATTTATAGATAAAGTAAATGAACTTGGAAAGGGAGAAATTGTAGCTGAAGCAGTAACAATCGATAAATTAGAGCAGGGTGCAGATTATGGGTATGCAGTAATTATTGACAGAATTTCGCAGGATGTACCTTTTTACAGAGCTTATCTTAAAAATGCAGCATTAAAAGGAACTTACGTCATCAACAACCCTTTTTGGTGGAGTGCAGACGAAAAGTTCTTTAATAATGCTTTGATGTCTAAACTTGGAATTCCGTTACCTAATACTGTTTTGTTGCCTTCGTACGAAAGACCTACAGATACGTCTGAGACATCGTTCAGAAACCTTAAATTCCCTCATGACTGGGATTATATTTTCAATTACGTTGGTTTCCCAGCTTATATGAAACCTCATGACGGCGGCGGCTGGAAAAGTGTTTACAGAGTTGAGAGTCCGGAAGATCTTTGGGAAAAACTTTCTGAAACAGAGCAGTTGGTGATGATGGTTCAGGAAGAGATTGTATTTCAGGATTATTACAGAGTGTATTGTTTAGGCAAAAAATATGTTCACATAATGCCATATGAACCAAGAAATCCGCATCATTTGAGATATGCAACAACACATCAGACAGAAGGGAAAGATTTAGAAAAATTGTTAAAAGTGATTCATGATTATACGATTACAATGAATGAAGCTTTAGGTTACGATTTCAATACCGTAGAATTTGCCGTTAGAGACGGAATTCCTTATGCAATTGACTTCTGTAATCCTGCGCCGGATGCCGACAGAAATTCTGTTGGTGAAGAAAACTTCGCATGGATTGTTGAGCATTCTGCAAAACTGGCAATCGAAAAAGCCAAAGAATATGTTCCCGGAAAACAAAATATCTCATGGGGAACTTTTGTGAAAGATTCAGTAAAATAA
- a CDS encoding carboxylate-amine ligase: MHQFTIGIEEEYQIIDLESRDLVSHVSKIIEGGKAVLSENLKHEMHESMIEMETGICQNIQEAQAELTNLRRHLINTAHEQGLRVSGGGTHPFSNWEHNTITNGERYNKIVDDMGDVARGNLIFGLHVHIGIPNREEGVRIQNVMRYFLPHVYALSVNSPFWIGRNTGFRSYRQEIFVKFPRTGIPSYFNSLAEFDSYVDLLVKTGTIDNAKKIWWDLRVHPFYPTIEFRICDMPLRIEETVCLAAIMQSLVAKIYKLHQQNLSFRSYRRLLLNENKWRASRDGIHSQLIDFGKEESVPYPDLLKELLEFIDDVVDDLGCRKEVEYAWKILENGTGADRQLAVYKETGDLKKVVDYMISETEYGITHGENAS; this comes from the coding sequence ATGCATCAGTTTACTATTGGGATTGAAGAGGAATATCAAATCATTGATTTAGAAAGCAGAGATTTGGTTTCTCACGTTTCAAAAATCATCGAAGGAGGAAAAGCGGTTTTAAGTGAAAATTTAAAGCACGAAATGCACGAATCAATGATTGAAATGGAAACCGGAATCTGCCAGAATATACAGGAAGCGCAGGCGGAACTCACCAATCTGAGAAGACATCTCATCAATACAGCTCATGAGCAGGGACTTCGTGTTTCAGGTGGTGGAACGCACCCGTTCTCAAACTGGGAACACAATACGATTACTAATGGTGAACGTTACAACAAAATTGTAGACGATATGGGCGATGTAGCCCGTGGAAATCTTATTTTTGGTCTTCACGTTCATATTGGGATTCCGAATCGTGAAGAAGGCGTAAGGATTCAGAATGTGATGCGTTATTTTCTTCCGCACGTTTATGCTCTTTCCGTAAATTCTCCTTTCTGGATTGGCAGAAATACAGGATTCAGATCTTACAGACAGGAAATATTTGTAAAATTTCCAAGAACGGGTATTCCGAGTTACTTCAATTCTTTGGCAGAATTTGACAGCTATGTAGATCTTCTGGTGAAAACCGGAACAATTGATAATGCTAAAAAAATCTGGTGGGATTTGCGCGTTCACCCATTCTACCCTACCATAGAATTTAGAATCTGCGATATGCCTTTGAGAATCGAAGAAACCGTTTGTCTCGCGGCGATTATGCAAAGTTTAGTAGCTAAAATCTATAAATTGCATCAGCAGAATTTAAGTTTCAGAAGCTACAGAAGATTGTTGCTTAATGAAAATAAATGGCGTGCTTCCAGAGACGGAATTCACTCTCAGTTAATTGATTTTGGCAAAGAAGAATCTGTACCATATCCCGATTTACTCAAAGAATTATTAGAGTTCATAGACGATGTTGTAGACGATTTGGGATGTAGAAAAGAAGTGGAATACGCATGGAAAATATTAGAAAACGGAACAGGTGCCGACAGGCAACTTGCGGTCTATAAAGAAACAGGTGATCTGAAGAAAGTCGTTGATTACATGATCTCTGAGACAGAATACGGAATTACTCACGGTGAAAATGCTTCGTAA
- a CDS encoding type 1 glutamine amidotransferase, whose amino-acid sequence MKDLRIALLDMNNNQVNQGFKNIKEISEAFQKQSEENISIEVFDVRFKNEMPNVRDFDIFISSGGPGNPHREGHDWEQKFADFLNSVYVHNQQNEAKKFLFLICHSFQLASIHWELGNICKRNSYSFGVMPIHKTENGEQEFLFKNLPDPFYAVDSRAYQFIEPDHDRFEELGMKIVAIEKFRPHVNLERAVMAIRFSDEIFGTQFHPEANPEGMIENLKDEKNKNAMIENYGMEKYLETVDRMDDEDKIVLTQAQILPRFLRLAKKNILKDVEAMA is encoded by the coding sequence ATGAAAGATCTTAGAATTGCTTTGCTGGACATGAATAATAATCAGGTAAATCAAGGATTTAAAAACATTAAAGAAATATCTGAAGCCTTCCAGAAGCAGTCTGAAGAAAATATTAGTATAGAAGTTTTTGATGTAAGATTTAAAAATGAAATGCCCAATGTCAGAGATTTTGACATTTTTATTTCTTCCGGAGGCCCAGGAAATCCGCACAGAGAAGGTCATGACTGGGAACAGAAATTTGCTGATTTTTTAAATTCTGTTTACGTCCACAATCAACAAAATGAAGCGAAGAAATTTCTGTTTTTAATTTGTCATTCTTTTCAGTTAGCTAGCATTCATTGGGAATTAGGAAATATCTGCAAAAGAAATTCGTACTCTTTTGGTGTGATGCCTATTCATAAAACAGAAAATGGTGAGCAAGAATTCTTATTTAAAAACCTTCCGGATCCTTTTTATGCAGTAGATTCTCGGGCTTATCAATTTATAGAGCCTGATCACGATCGTTTTGAAGAACTGGGAATGAAAATTGTTGCGATTGAAAAATTCCGTCCTCATGTGAATTTAGAAAGAGCTGTGATGGCGATTCGCTTTTCAGATGAGATTTTCGGAACTCAGTTTCACCCCGAGGCAAATCCTGAAGGTATGATCGAGAACCTGAAAGATGAAAAGAATAAAAATGCAATGATTGAAAATTATGGAATGGAAAAATATCTCGAAACGGTTGACAGGATGGACGATGAAGATAAAATCGTTCTTACACAAGCTCAGATTTTGCCACGATTCTTGAGATTAGCAAAAAAAAACATTTTGAAAGACGTTGAAGCAATGGCTTAA